The Impatiens glandulifera chromosome 8, dImpGla2.1, whole genome shotgun sequence genome includes a window with the following:
- the LOC124911419 gene encoding nudix hydrolase 2, with translation MMLAPAAISSSSSSSSEGVALAPDAQVKGITSLLTCTNDDHGGILVEMTKDPMDAAFFTTLLRASVSHWRHQGKRGVWIKMPIQLANLVEPAVKEGFYFHHAEPQYLMLVYWIPETACTLPINATHRVGIGAFVMNKNGEVLVVQEKSGTFRGTGVWKFPTGVADQGEDICAAAVREVKEETGIETRFVEILAFRQSHKSFFDKSDLFFVCLMHPLSFEIQVQETEIEAAQWMPYEEYAAQPFVQTHELFRYIVDICAAKREGKYSGFSPVPTATSFSRKSCYLYMNKQNLTNQ, from the exons ATGATGTTAGCTCCGGCagcaatctcttcttcttcttcttcttcttctgaggGGGTTGCACTTGCACCAGATGCTCAAGTGAAAGGAATCACTAGTCTTTTGACCTGTACGAATGATGACCATGGAGGTATCCTCGTCGAAATGACCAAGGACCCCATGGACGCTGCTTTCTTCACCACGTTATTGCGGGCTTCTGTTTCTCATTGGAGACACCAG GGTAAGAGGGGTGTTTGGATCAAAATGCCAATTCAGCTCGCAAACCTTGTTGAGCCTGCTGTTAAG GAGGGATTTTATTTTCACCACGCTGAGCCACAATACCTGATGCTAGTATACTGGATTCCTGAAACTGCTTGCACACTTCCAATAAATGCTACTCATCGAGTGGGTATTGGTGCATTTGTCATGAATAAAAATGGAGAG GTACTGGTGGTCCAAGAAAAGAGTGGAACATTCAGAGGCACAGGAGTATGGAAATTTCCAACAGGTGTTGCTGATCAG GGGGAAGACATTTGTGCTGCAGCTGTAAGAGAAGTAAAAGAAGAAACTGGA ATAGAGACGAGGTTTGTAGAAATACTTGCATTCAG ACAGAGTCACAAGTCATTTTTTGATAAGTCGGATTTGTTCTTCGTCTGCCTTATGCATCCTCTTTCATTTGAGATCCAGGTCCAAGAGACAGAGATAGAAGCTGCACAG TGGATGCCATACGAGGAGTATGCAGCTCAGCCATTTGTCCAAACACATGAACTTTTCCGGTACATTGTTGATATATGTGCTGCAAAGAGAGAGGGGAAATATTCTGGGTTTTCTCCAGTGCCTACAGCCACGAGTTTCTCTCGCAAAAGCTGCTACTTGTACATGAACAAGCAGAACTTAACAAATCAGTGA